Part of the Candidatus Nanopelagicales bacterium genome, AAGATCGACATTCTGGTCAATAACGCCGGCGTCACCCGGGACAAGATGTTCCACGGCATGACCGACGAACTCTTCGACTTTGTGGTCGATGCGAACCTGCGCACCGGGTACCACACCACGCTGGCTGCGATGCCGCACATGCGTGAGGTCGCCAAGCAGGAGATCGCCGCGAACGGTGCTCCCGCCTACAACCGCAAGATCGTCTTCACGTCCAGTGTCGCGGCGTTGATGGGTAACCCCGGCCAGTTCAACTACACCGCCGCCAAGGGCGCCATCATCGCCGTCACCAAGACGCTCGCCCGCG contains:
- a CDS encoding SDR family oxidoreductase; protein product: MGRLTDRVAIVTGGGRGIGQATSLRLARDGASVVVNDIDPVPADETVALIKEAGGTAVTCVANTVELEEARSLIDTAIESFGKIDILVNNAGVTRDKMFHGMTDELFDFVVDANLRTGYHTTLAAMPHMREVAKQEIAANGAPAYNRKIVFTSSVAALMGNPGQFNYTAAKGAIIAVTKTLAR